In Halothermothrix orenii H 168, the sequence GTAAAGGTGCTGATATCCTGGTCGATGAAGCAGTTAAGCTTTCTCTACAGTTAGGTGTTCCTAAAGTAATTATTGGGGCTACTATTGTCTCCCTGGGTACAACCCTGCCCGAAGCTGCTGTCTCTGTTCTGGCTGCCATTAACGGCAATCCTGATCTGGCTTTGGGAAATGCAGTTGGTTCAATTATTGCTGATACCGGCCTTATAATTGGTGTGGCGGCCCTTTTAGGATCTCTACCTGTTAGTAAAATGATTGTCAATCGTCAGGGACGTATCCAGGTCTGGGCTGGTATTTTACTTGCTCTTGTTAGTCTTCCGTTAGTATCTGGTTCCAATATACCTCAGTGGATAGGGTGGGTATTCATTGTGTTGCTGATATTGTATATCTATTCCTCTATTAAATGGACCCAGAAAACCGATACAGGCCAGACTGCGGCTACCAGTATTTCCCGGGGGAGTAACGCTAACCAGCCAACCCCTGCCCAATCAGACGTTTCTGTTGAAATCACTATTAGTGAAGATAGTGACTCATTGGTTTTAAGGATATTTAAACTGTTTGCAGGCATTTTCCTGGTTATAGGATCATCAAAGGTTCTTATCCCGGCGGTAGAGATAACAGCTATTCGTATTGGAATTCCCGAGAGCATTATTGCAGCGACTCTTGTCGCTTTCGGAACCAGCTTACCTGAACTTATGACTGCCATTACTGCTGTCAGAAAGGGGCACGGAGAACTGGCTGT encodes:
- a CDS encoding calcium/sodium antiporter, with product MEALIHNYLVSFPTLALLITIAIMLYILSKGADILVDEAVKLSLQLGVPKVIIGATIVSLGTTLPEAAVSVLAAINGNPDLALGNAVGSIIADTGLIIGVAALLGSLPVSKMIVNRQGRIQVWAGILLALVSLPLVSGSNIPQWIGWVFIVLLILYIYSSIKWTQKTDTGQTAATSISRGSNANQPTPAQSDVSVEITISEDSDSLVLRIFKLFAGIFLVIGSSKVLIPAVEITAIRIGIPESIIAATLVAFGTSLPELMTAITAVRKGHGELAVGNIVGADILNVLFVVGSAASVTAGGLNVPANFYRLQIPTMVIILVTFRLFSRGRNEEITKKEGIVLFLLYVIYLILNYTWV